One window of the Primulina eburnea isolate SZY01 chromosome 18, ASM2296580v1, whole genome shotgun sequence genome contains the following:
- the LOC140820005 gene encoding LOB domain-containing protein 27-like: MTVKSGSGQACAACKYQRRRCTSECVLAPFFPADQPKIFQNVHRLFGVKNIVNTLRQLDPDQKAIAMKSMKFQATMRDKYPVYGCLVEIQQLSYQIQLAEEELQAVLQQLAYYRQNHQQEMSPTNDYLSQLQLGVSPPAENSAMLVLRQENIPADYGPVSASLPVASYSNADYLDCRDNNGLWIQQQFGNVENENADQWSCNHS, from the coding sequence ATGACAGTAAAGAGTGGCTCCGGCCAGGCATGCGCCGCGTGCAAGTACCAAAGACGAAGGTGCACCTCCGAATGCGTCCTCGCCCCGTTTTTCCCCGCCGATCAGCCCAAGATATTCCAAAACGTGCACCGGTTGTTCGGGGTGAAGAACATCGTCAACACGTTGAGACAGCTCGACCCGGATCAGAAAGCCATCGCCATGAAGTCCATGAAATTCCAGGCCACCATGCGCGATAAGTACCCCGTTTACGGGTGCTTGGTGGAGATACAACAGctttcatatcagattcagcTAGCCGAGGAGGAACTTCAGGCAGTTCTGCAGCAACTGGCCTATTATCGACAGAATCATCAGCAAGAGATGTCACCAACAAACGACTACCTGTCGCAGTTGCAGTTAGGGGTCTCGCCGCCTGCCGAAAATTCCGCAATGCTGGTTTTACGGCAGGAGAATATCCCGGCCGACTACGGTCCTGTGAGTGCATCACTGCCTGTCGCATCGTATTCGAACGCCGATTATTTAGATTGCAGGGACAATAATGGTTTGTGGATTCAGCAGCAATTTGGTAATGTTGAAAATGAGAATGCAGATCAATGGTCATGCAACCACAGTTGA